TGTTTCGTCTCGGTGACCGCCGCGATCAACGCGACGTACCGCTGGAACACCTCACCGACGCTGACCGACAGCAGCGCCGCCTCGCTCTCGTCGTACGGCGAGTCGGGCAGCCATTCCACCTCGCCGTTCGGATACGGCGCAGATGTGGTGTCCAGGTCGTGCAACCGAAAACGTCGGCGTCCGACGGTGACGATGTCATAGCGGCCGTCCGGATACGCGGCGACCTGGCGCAGCTCGGCCGTGCAGCCGACCTCGTACAGCGCCTTCACGCCGTCCTCGCCGACTTCCCAACCCTGCTTGATGCTCACCACGCCGAACTCCCGGCCGGGACCCTCCGGCGCGGCCATCAGCCGCCGGGTCAGCTCGCGATAGCGCGGCTCGAAAACGTGGAGCGGCAACACCACACCGGGGAACAGCACAGTCCCCAACGGGAACAACGGTATGGCCTCCACTCCGGGGACTGTATGCCGCCGGAGCGCGCTTCGCCTGGTGAATCCACCGGCGTACGGCGTTGTCCCAGGTTGGCGCGGCGCAAGAAAATACCGCCAGCTGAAACTTGTCGCGCCTGCCAAACCTCGACGAGTTAGCGGGCCAAGTCGACGACAGCGAGAGGGGCGGGGTTGAGCGGGGCCACCGAGGTGTTGGAGGAGCTCTACCGGGACGCCAGACAGCAACTGGTGCTCGCCGCGTACGCCCTGACCGGTGACGTGGGTGAGGCACAGGAGGCGGTGCAGGAGGCGTTCGTACGCGCGCTGGCGCGGCCGGCGAAGGTGTTGCGGGCCGACAATCCGGTCGCCTGGATGCGGACCGTGACGCTCAACATCGTGCGCGGCAAGCAGCGACGACAGCGGCGTTTTGGCGTGTTGGTGCGAAAGATCCCGGTACCGGGTCTGGTGCCGGGGCTGGCACCGGACCGGGTCGCGCTGATCTCGGCGATCTGGCGGCTGCCGGTCGCGCAGCGCGAGGCGATCGCGCTCTACTACTTCGCCGACCTGCCGGTGGAGGACGTGGCGGTCGTGATGAACGCCCCGGTGAACTCGGTGAAGACCTGGCTGCGGCGCGGCCGGCTGGCGCTGGCCGAGGAGTTCGACGAGGCCGGCGACGACGAGCTGACCGGATCGCTCAATGGAGGCAGCGGTGAGTGACGTGGACGTATTCGGGGAGAAGGTGGCCGACATCCGGGGACAGGTGGTCGACCGGCCGATGAGCAGTTTCGCGCAGCTGCAGGCAAAAGCGCGGCGCCGCCGTACGACACGCCGGGTCGGCGGAGTCGCGGCGGTCGCGGCCGTCGCGCTGGCGGTGGCTGCCGTACCGCTGACGCTGCACCAGGTCGGCGGCAAGGTGGCCAGCGACCAGCCGGTGAAGGGGGCGATCGTGGCCACACCGGTGGAGATGTCGCAGATCAAGAAGGTCGTCGACACCGCGCCGCTGGACACCCGGACGGCGTACGCGATCGTCCAGACCAAGGCCGGGTCGTACGGTCTGGCTCGTACGCTCGATGGCCATGACTGGAAGGCCTGGGTCCTGCCGGCCGCGATGCAGGCGGCGGCTGCCGCTGACTTCACTGGTCAACACCACAGCCGTGTGAACCCGACCGGGGTGCGTCCGGGGTCGGGGCCGGCGGTCGTCAGTCGACTGGTCGTCAAATACCGCGACTCGCTGAGCAGGGACGGCGGCCAGACCTGGTCGCCGATCACCGACGGCCGCCGCGTCGTGGTGGACGGTCTGCGAGACGACGGGCAGCCGGTGACGGACTGGCTCGGCGATCCGGTGTCGAGTGTCGCGCAGGGGTGGCCGGTCTCGACGTTCGTCCAGCACGGTGCTGGCCAGTCGCGCACCGAGTTCCTGGCCACGCTCGACCCGACGACGGGTGTCTGGCACCGGCTGACCGCGTCGCCGACGACCCGTCCGACCGACTCGCTCGACGGGATCCAGCGAGATCCGACCGGTGTCCTGTGGGCCACGTACCGGACCGTGAAGGACCGGATGGCCGGTCACATGGTGCTCGCTGTCAGCCATGACGGTGGCCGCACGTGGAGCCGGACGCCGCTCACGGCGGCCGGCCGGTTCGTGACCTCGGTGCCGCAGAGTGTCGATGGTCGTCATGCGGTCGTGCCGGTGCAGTATGGTCCGCAGCCGGAGGTCGACCAGAAGTGGATGCAGGCCGGGGTCATGCTGACCGACGACGGTGGCCGGACCTGGCGGTTCCAGCAGACGCACGGACAGACGACACCGGGCAACACCGCGAAAGGCCCGGCGCTGTCGGATGACGCGCTGCTGCTGCAGGACGGCTCGTTCATCAGCACTTCGCACGGCAAGCAGCCAGCTGTCGTCCGGTCGACCGACTACGGTGACTCCGGCCAGCCCGTTGCCGGCACCGATGGTGCGGCCCTCCTCATGCGTACGCTCACCGGCGGCTACCTTCTCACCGTCGATCCCGGCGGGGTCCTGCGAGGCCAGAACAGGATTTCCGACGACGGACTGCACTGGCAGCCGGCGCCGGCTCCACCGGCCGGCCAGTAGATCCGGCGCGAGACTGTCGGTGCCGGCTGGCAGGCTCGGATCCGGGGGGTCTCGGATTTTTGGCCCCCCGAAACCGATGCTTCCAGCGGCCACCGACAGTTTCGGCGTACGTACGGACCGGCGATGTGGGCATGACCACCGGCATACGCGCCGGGAAGCCCGCCGGGTCGCGCTGGCCGTAGACTTCCAGGAGTGCTGACGACGACCGACCTGCGTGGATCCGCGACCGATCCGCGGACCGTGCTGCCGAGAGCCGCGGTGGACGTCGGAGCCGCGGCCGAGCGCATCCAGCCGATCCTCGACGGCGTACGCGACCGCGGCCTGCCGGCCGTGCTGGAGGCGACCGAGCGGTTCGACGGTGTGCGGCTGACCGACGTACGGGTGCCGAAGGAGCATCTGCACGACGCGCTGGAGACCCTCGACCCGGCCGTACGCGAGGCGTTGGAGACCTCGATCGCGCGCGCCAGGCTGGTGCACGCCGACCAGCGCCGGCAAGACGTGACGACTCAGGTCGCGGCCGGTGGCACGGTGACCGAGCGCTGGGTCGCGGTCGAGCGGGTCGGGCTGTACGTGCCCGGCGGCCTGGCCGTCTATCCGTCGTCGGTCGTGATGAACGTGGTGCCGGCGCAGGCGGCCGGTGTCGAGTCTTTGGCGATCGCCTCGCCGCCGCAGCGCGAGCATGGCGGCCGCGTACATCCGGCGATCCTCGCCGCCGCCGCGCTGCTCGGCGTCGAGGAGGTCTACGCCGTCGGTGGCGCGCAGGCCGTCGCGATGTTCGCGTACGGCGTCGAAGGCGTGCGGCCGGTCGACATGGTGACCGGCCCGGGCAACATCTACGTGACGGCGGCCAAGCGGTCGCTGCGCGGGCTGATCGGCATCGACTCCGAGGCCGGCACGACCGAGATCGCGATCCTCGCCGACCACACCGCCGACCCGGTGCATGTCGCGGCCGACCTGATCAGCCAGGCCGAGCACGATCCGGCCGCCGCCAGCGTGCTGGTCACCGACTCGACCGAGCTGCTCGACGCGGTGCAGCGGGCGCTGCCGCGGATGGTCGCCGCGACCAAGCACACCGAGCGGGTCACCCAGGCGCTGACCGGCCCGCAGTCCGGCGCCATTCTGGTGAGCGACCTGGACCAGGGGCTGCGCGTGGTCAACGCGTACGCGGCCGAACATCTGGAAATCCAGACGGAAAACGCGCGTGAGGTGGCGTTGCGCGTAGGCAGTGCCGGCGCGATCTTCGTCGGTCCGTACGCGCCGGTCAGCCTCGGCGACTACTGCGCCGGCTCCAACCACGTGTTGCCGACCGGCGGCTGCGCGCGGCATTCGTCCGGCCTGAGCGTGCAGACCTTCCTGCGCGGCATCCACATCGTGGAATACGACCAGCCGGCGCTCGCCGAGGTGGCCGGTCACGTGGTCGCGTTGGCCAATGCCGAGGATCTGCCGGCACACGGCGAAGCGGTGCAAGCGAGGTTTGGCCGGTGACATCGCTGGAAGATTTGCCATTGCGCGACGACCTGCGCGGCCAGCAGCCGTACGGTGCGCCGCAGCTGGACGTGCCGGTCCGGCTCAACACCAACGAAAACTCGACGCCACCGCCACCGGAGGTCGCCGCCGCGATCGTGTCGGCGGTGGCCGCCGAGGTCGGCGGCGTCAATCGTTATCCCGATCGCGACGCCGTCGCGCTGCGCGAGGAACTGGCATCGTACCTGGCAAAGCAGACCGGCGAGCCGCTGGTCGTCGAGCAATTGTGGGCTGCCAACGGATCCAACGAGATCCTGCAACAGCTGCTGCAGGCTTTCGGCGGCCCTGGACGAAAAGCGCTCGGTTTCACGCCGTCGTACTCGATGCACGAGCGGATCGCCGGCACGACGTGCACGCCGTGGATCGACGGACACCGCGCCGCTGATTTCACCGTCGACGCGGATTCCGCGGTGGCTCAGGTGAAATCCGTGCGGCCGGACATCGTCTTCCTGTGCTCGCCGAACAACCCGACCGGCACGGCGATCGAGTTGGACACCATCCGCGCGGTGCTGGAGGTCGCGCCGGGGATGGTCGTCGTCGATGAGGCGTACGGCGAGTTTGCTCGCAAGGGCACGAAAAGCGCGGTGACGCTGTTGCCTGATCACGGCCGGTTGGTGGTCACTCGCACGATGAGCAAGGCGTTCGCGTTCGCCGGCGGGCGGCTCGGTTATCTCGCCGCGGCGCCGGCGGTGGTCGACGCGTTGCAGCTCGTACGGTTGCCATATCACCTGTCCGCCCTGACACAGGCGGCCGCGCGCGCCGCGTTGCAGCACGCTGACGAGCTGCAGGCCGGCGTGGACAGCATCCGGCGCGAACGCGACCGGCTGGTCGAGGAGCTGACCGCGCGCGGCTGGCAGGTCGTGCCGTCCGACGCGAATTTCGTGCTGGTCGGCCGATTCGCGGACGGACCTGCGGTGTGGCAGCGTCTGCTCGACGCCGGCGTACTGATCCGGGACGTGGGGATGCCAGGCTGGCTGCGGGTCACTGCCGGCACGCCGGCCGAGTGCCAGGCCTTTCTGGACGCGTTCGACCAGGTCACCGGCCTCGAGGACCGGTCGCGGCGATGACCGGATCGCACGGAAAGAAGGATGGAGGAGCGCCGATGAGCCGCACCGCGCGGATAGAGCGGCAGACGGCCGAGTCCAAGGTGCTGATCGAGATCGAGCTCGACGGCCGCGGCATCACCGACGTCGAGACCGGTGTCGGTTTTTACGACCACATGCTCGCGCAGCTTGGGAAGCACGGCCTTTTCGACCTCACCGTGCACACCGTCGGCGACCTGCACATCGATCCGCATCACACCGTCGAGGACACCGCGATCGCGCTCGGCCAGGCGTTCGCCGAGGCGCTCGGCGACAAGTCCGGGATCAGCCGCTTCGGCCACGCGGCGGTGCCGCTGGACGAGACGTTGGCGCAGGCCGTGGTGGACCTGTCCGGCCGGCCTTTCCTCGTACACAACGAGCCGCCGGTCATGGACACCGCCATCATCAACGGTGTTTTCAGTTGCACGCTCGTACGCCACGTCTGGGAAGCCTTTGCGCACAACGCGAAAATCGCGTTGCACATCGACGTGACCCGTGGCCGCGACCCGCACCACATCGCCGAGGCACAGTTCAAAGCCGTCGCACGCGCTCTGCGCGCTGCCTGCGAACGCGACCCGCGCGTACGCGGGGTGCCGAGCACGAAAGGCGTATTGTGAGCGCGCCTCGGGTGGTCATCGTCGATCACGGCTCCGGAAATCTCCGCTCGGCCGAACGCGCACTGGCTCGCGCCGGCGCGGATGTCGTTGTCAGCACTGACATTTCTCTCGCCGACGCGGCCGACGGCACCGTCGTACCAGGCGTCGGCGCCTTCGCCGCCTGCATGGAAGGCATCGTCGCCTGCGGCGCCGACACAATGGTCCGCAAACGCCTGGCCAGCGACCAACCGGTCCTCGGCATCTGCGTCGGAATGCAAGTCATGTTCGCACGCGGCGACGAACACGGCGTACGCACCGACGGAATCGGCGCGCTGCCAGGAGAAATCCGCCGCCTGAAGGCCGACCGCGTGCCGCACATGGGCTGGAACACCGTGAAAGCACCGCCATCGTCGAAAGTTTTCGCGGGGATCGGCGATGAGCGGTTTTATTTCGTCCATTCATACGCTGCTTGTGACCCGTCGGTTTTGCCTTCCGATGCTGTGGTTACATTGACTCATCACGGCGAGGATTTTGTGGCCGCTGTTGAATGGGGTGCTCTGGTGGCTACGCAGTTTCATCCGGAGAAATCGGGAGATGCGGGGGCCGAGTTGTTGGCCGCTTGGGTTCGTAGTCTTCGGTAGGTTCGGTCGCTCTTGTAGGTCGTCGCGTCTTCTTGTTTGTTGCGTTTTGGGGGTGGTGGCGCCTTCGCGGCGGGCGCTCCTGCGCGGAGGGCGACCTCAAGGGGAGGGGTGCGCGGGGTTTTGGTTGTTGGTTGGGTTGGGTGCCGCGTGTGCGGTTGGGTGGGTGGTGTGGACCAGGAGTGTGGCTGGGCCGCCGGGGGCCCGATGGTGTCCCGGTAGGTGGCAAGAAGGTCCAATATGTGGGATGCGAAGACGCGTGGAGCGCTAAATGTCCGGTTTGAGAGGTTCGCGGATGGTGTGAATGTCGAGTTACTTGCGCTGGACGCAAGAAACAAGGCCTTCACGCCACAGCGATCACCAGAAGCTGTGACGGGTGTGACTACTGAGGCTAGTAATGCTGTTGTGACTGCTCACCTGCGATAAATGTCCGTTTTGATGTCTTGTTAAACAAGTATTACGCAGCCAACCGCCCCAGCACGATCGTTGGGCGTCCAAACCGACGGGTTGCTTCCCATACGTGACCTGGCTTGCTCGTTCTCCCCGTCGGCGGGCACAGCCAACCACATTGTCGGAGGGGCCGCCGCCCACCTGACGCAACCACCCACCCAAGCTCGGCGGCCCCTCCGACAATGTGGTTCCCTCCGGGCGCCGACGGGGAGAACGAGCAAGCCCAGAAAACCCAGCCCCGCCCACAACCGCCGCCCGCACCCCTATGTACACCGATTAGCATCCACGCGCCCCCTCCCTTGAGGTCGCCCTCCGCGCAGGAGCGCCCGCCGCGCAGGCGAAAAACCCAACCACCCACCCAACGCAACAACCAGAAAACGCAACCACCTCCCCACCGCAACAAGCAGAGACGCAACCACCCACCCAACGCACCAACCAGAAAACGCAACCACCTCCCCAACACAACAATCAAAGGGCGCAACCTTTTTGACCCGCGCAACAACCGCCTGAGCCCGTCAGCTCCCCGGCGCAACAACCGACCCAACCCGCCACCTCTCCAATGCAACAACCTGCCGAACCCGCCACCTCTCCCCGCCGAACCCACCTCGCTGCGAAACTGTCGCCGCTGGTCAGGACAATGGATGGCATGACGAACCACTTGACGCTTCTGCCGGCCGTCGATGTGACCGAGGGCCGGGCTGTCCAGCTTGTCCAGGGTGAGGCCGGCTCGGAGAAGGTCTACGGTGATCCGGTCCGTGCCGCGCTTCGGTGGCAGGAGGATGGCGCCGAGTGGGTGCATCTGGTCGATCTGGATGCGGCGTTCCGGCGTGGGCACAATCGTGAGTTGCTGGCCGAGGTGGTCGGCCGGCTGGACATCCAGGTTGAGATGTCCGGCGGCATCCGCGATGACGACTCGCTCGAGGCGGCGTTGGCGACCGGTTGCCGGCGGGTCAACATCGGGACGGCGGCGTTGGAGGATCCGCAGTGGTGCGCCAAGGTGATCGGTGACTACGGCGACCGCGTGGCGATCGGCCTGGACGTGCGCGGCGACAGGTTGGCGGCTCGTGGTTGGACGCGGGAAGGCGGCGACCTCTGGGAGGTGCTGGAGCGGCTGGAGGCCGACGGCTGCGAGCGATACGTCGTCACCGATGTTCTCAAGGATGGCATGCTGCGCGGCCCCAATCTCAAGCTGCTCACCGAGGTCTGCGACCGCACCGAAAAGCCGGTGATCGCCAGCGGCGGAGTGTCCACAGTGGACGATCTGGTGGCGATCGCCGGCCTGGTGCCGCACGGTGTGGAAGGCGCGATTGTCGGCACGGCCTTGTACGAAGGCAACCTCACCCTGCCGGAGGCATTGGCGGCGGTCCGATGAGCGTCGCCGTGCGCGTCATCCCGTGCCTGGACGTCGACAACGGCCGGGTGGTCAAAGGGGTCAACTTCACGCGGTTGCGCGATGCCGGCGACCCGGTGGAGTTGGCGCGAGCGTACGACGCGGCCGGCGCCGACGAGCTGACGTTTCTCGACATCACCGCGTCGTCGGCAGGCCGGGCGACCACTTTCGACGTGGTGCGGCGGACGGCGGAGTCTGTGTTCATTCCGCTGACCGTCGGCGGCGGCGTACGGACCGTGGACGACGTCGATGCGTTGCTGCGGGCCGGCGCGGACAAGGTCGGCGTCAACACGGCGGCGATCCACCGGCCGGAGCTGCTCGGCGAGATCTCCCGCCGGTTCGGCGCGCAGGTGTTGGTGTTGTCGGTCGACGCGCGTCGTGTGGTCGACGGTCCGCCGACGCCGAGCGGCTACGAGGTGACCACGCATGGCGGCCGGCGTGGCACCGGCATCGACGCGGTCGAGTGGGCCGCGCGTGGTCAGGAGCTCGGAGTGGGGGAGATCCTGCTCAACTCGATGGACGCGGATGGCACGACCGCCGGTTTCGACCTGGAGATGATCCGTGCCGTACGCGCTGTCGTCGACGTGCCGCTGATCGCCAGCGGTGGTGCCGGCGCGGTCGACGACTTCGTACCAGCTGTCGAGTCGGGGGCAGACGCGGTCCTCGCGGCGAGCGTCTTCCACTTCGGGACAGTGCCGATCCCGGCCGTCAAGGAAGCGCTCCGCGGAGCCGGTTGCTCGGTACGTTGATGTTGCAATCGG
The nucleotide sequence above comes from Fodinicola acaciae. Encoded proteins:
- a CDS encoding LON peptidase substrate-binding domain-containing protein; the encoded protein is MEAIPLFPLGTVLFPGVVLPLHVFEPRYRELTRRLMAAPEGPGREFGVVSIKQGWEVGEDGVKALYEVGCTAELRQVAAYPDGRYDIVTVGRRRFRLHDLDTTSAPYPNGEVEWLPDSPYDESEAALLSVSVGEVFQRYVALIAAVTETKQDADAPPMHIELTSAASATTVKLPTDPATLSHLVAASAPLPQDDRQALLAEVSTITRLRRELRLLKREATMLRRLKAVPVPLAELRAPLSLN
- the priA gene encoding bifunctional 1-(5-phosphoribosyl)-5-((5-phosphoribosylamino)methylideneamino)imidazole-4-carboxamide isomerase/phosphoribosylanthranilate isomerase PriA, which gives rise to MTNHLTLLPAVDVTEGRAVQLVQGEAGSEKVYGDPVRAALRWQEDGAEWVHLVDLDAAFRRGHNRELLAEVVGRLDIQVEMSGGIRDDDSLEAALATGCRRVNIGTAALEDPQWCAKVIGDYGDRVAIGLDVRGDRLAARGWTREGGDLWEVLERLEADGCERYVVTDVLKDGMLRGPNLKLLTEVCDRTEKPVIASGGVSTVDDLVAIAGLVPHGVEGAIVGTALYEGNLTLPEALAAVR
- a CDS encoding histidinol-phosphate transaminase, which codes for MTSLEDLPLRDDLRGQQPYGAPQLDVPVRLNTNENSTPPPPEVAAAIVSAVAAEVGGVNRYPDRDAVALREELASYLAKQTGEPLVVEQLWAANGSNEILQQLLQAFGGPGRKALGFTPSYSMHERIAGTTCTPWIDGHRAADFTVDADSAVAQVKSVRPDIVFLCSPNNPTGTAIELDTIRAVLEVAPGMVVVDEAYGEFARKGTKSAVTLLPDHGRLVVTRTMSKAFAFAGGRLGYLAAAPAVVDALQLVRLPYHLSALTQAAARAALQHADELQAGVDSIRRERDRLVEELTARGWQVVPSDANFVLVGRFADGPAVWQRLLDAGVLIRDVGMPGWLRVTAGTPAECQAFLDAFDQVTGLEDRSRR
- a CDS encoding sigma factor-like helix-turn-helix DNA-binding protein; its protein translation is MSGATEVLEELYRDARQQLVLAAYALTGDVGEAQEAVQEAFVRALARPAKVLRADNPVAWMRTVTLNIVRGKQRRQRRFGVLVRKIPVPGLVPGLAPDRVALISAIWRLPVAQREAIALYYFADLPVEDVAVVMNAPVNSVKTWLRRGRLALAEEFDEAGDDELTGSLNGGSGE
- the hisB gene encoding imidazoleglycerol-phosphate dehydratase HisB, producing MSRTARIERQTAESKVLIEIELDGRGITDVETGVGFYDHMLAQLGKHGLFDLTVHTVGDLHIDPHHTVEDTAIALGQAFAEALGDKSGISRFGHAAVPLDETLAQAVVDLSGRPFLVHNEPPVMDTAIINGVFSCTLVRHVWEAFAHNAKIALHIDVTRGRDPHHIAEAQFKAVARALRAACERDPRVRGVPSTKGVL
- the hisD gene encoding histidinol dehydrogenase; the protein is MLTTTDLRGSATDPRTVLPRAAVDVGAAAERIQPILDGVRDRGLPAVLEATERFDGVRLTDVRVPKEHLHDALETLDPAVREALETSIARARLVHADQRRQDVTTQVAAGGTVTERWVAVERVGLYVPGGLAVYPSSVVMNVVPAQAAGVESLAIASPPQREHGGRVHPAILAAAALLGVEEVYAVGGAQAVAMFAYGVEGVRPVDMVTGPGNIYVTAAKRSLRGLIGIDSEAGTTEIAILADHTADPVHVAADLISQAEHDPAAASVLVTDSTELLDAVQRALPRMVAATKHTERVTQALTGPQSGAILVSDLDQGLRVVNAYAAEHLEIQTENAREVALRVGSAGAIFVGPYAPVSLGDYCAGSNHVLPTGGCARHSSGLSVQTFLRGIHIVEYDQPALAEVAGHVVALANAEDLPAHGEAVQARFGR
- the hisF gene encoding imidazole glycerol phosphate synthase subunit HisF gives rise to the protein MSVAVRVIPCLDVDNGRVVKGVNFTRLRDAGDPVELARAYDAAGADELTFLDITASSAGRATTFDVVRRTAESVFIPLTVGGGVRTVDDVDALLRAGADKVGVNTAAIHRPELLGEISRRFGAQVLVLSVDARRVVDGPPTPSGYEVTTHGGRRGTGIDAVEWAARGQELGVGEILLNSMDADGTTAGFDLEMIRAVRAVVDVPLIASGGAGAVDDFVPAVESGADAVLAASVFHFGTVPIPAVKEALRGAGCSVR
- the hisH gene encoding imidazole glycerol phosphate synthase subunit HisH, whose protein sequence is MSAPRVVIVDHGSGNLRSAERALARAGADVVVSTDISLADAADGTVVPGVGAFAACMEGIVACGADTMVRKRLASDQPVLGICVGMQVMFARGDEHGVRTDGIGALPGEIRRLKADRVPHMGWNTVKAPPSSKVFAGIGDERFYFVHSYAACDPSVLPSDAVVTLTHHGEDFVAAVEWGALVATQFHPEKSGDAGAELLAAWVRSLR
- a CDS encoding sialidase family protein is translated as MSDVDVFGEKVADIRGQVVDRPMSSFAQLQAKARRRRTTRRVGGVAAVAAVALAVAAVPLTLHQVGGKVASDQPVKGAIVATPVEMSQIKKVVDTAPLDTRTAYAIVQTKAGSYGLARTLDGHDWKAWVLPAAMQAAAAADFTGQHHSRVNPTGVRPGSGPAVVSRLVVKYRDSLSRDGGQTWSPITDGRRVVVDGLRDDGQPVTDWLGDPVSSVAQGWPVSTFVQHGAGQSRTEFLATLDPTTGVWHRLTASPTTRPTDSLDGIQRDPTGVLWATYRTVKDRMAGHMVLAVSHDGGRTWSRTPLTAAGRFVTSVPQSVDGRHAVVPVQYGPQPEVDQKWMQAGVMLTDDGGRTWRFQQTHGQTTPGNTAKGPALSDDALLLQDGSFISTSHGKQPAVVRSTDYGDSGQPVAGTDGAALLMRTLTGGYLLTVDPGGVLRGQNRISDDGLHWQPAPAPPAGQ